The following proteins come from a genomic window of Methanosarcina sp. MTP4:
- a CDS encoding glycosyltransferase family 4 protein — protein MKILMLNYEYPPLGGGGGVVTKALSEELVALGHSVDVVTMGFKGLKKMEIINGVTIYRVPCIRKKKEMCKTHEMLSYCISAVPFVDKLNKLNHYDINHTHFILPTGIVAYLLKNKLPYVITSHGTDVPGHNPDRFSFQHKLVNPIWKKVVNDAHLLIAPSTYLKDLILQNMVFNNVKVINNGCNVYSFGPIKKDKKVLLVSRLFEFKGFQHFLEAIKDININCEINIVGDGPYKDTLVNKSKMISNKVNFLGWVDNQTQTYNELFKTSSIFVHPSSAENCPVVLQEAMSSGCAIITTKNTGCAEIVGDTALLVKPNDPEEIRDALLCLINDDELMSELGHKARVRAENNFDWKIITIEYVNLYNDVLKSALKNV, from the coding sequence ATGAAGATACTGATGCTGAATTATGAGTATCCACCTCTTGGAGGGGGAGGGGGTGTTGTAACAAAAGCACTTTCAGAAGAGTTAGTCGCTTTGGGTCATTCTGTTGACGTTGTAACCATGGGATTTAAGGGTTTAAAAAAAATGGAAATTATTAATGGAGTTACTATATATAGAGTTCCGTGCATAAGGAAAAAAAAAGAAATGTGCAAGACACACGAGATGCTTTCATATTGTATTTCAGCTGTCCCATTTGTGGATAAACTGAATAAGTTGAATCATTATGACATTAATCATACTCATTTTATCCTACCTACGGGCATCGTAGCCTATTTATTGAAGAATAAGTTGCCATATGTTATTACGTCACATGGGACTGATGTCCCCGGACATAACCCTGATCGTTTTTCATTTCAACACAAATTAGTGAACCCTATTTGGAAAAAAGTAGTAAACGATGCGCATTTGTTGATTGCTCCCTCCACATATCTTAAAGACTTAATTCTTCAAAATATGGTTTTTAACAATGTCAAAGTAATCAATAATGGGTGCAATGTTTATTCATTTGGTCCTATTAAAAAAGATAAAAAAGTTTTGCTTGTAAGTCGCCTTTTTGAATTTAAAGGGTTTCAGCATTTTCTCGAAGCAATAAAAGATATTAATATTAATTGTGAAATAAATATTGTAGGGGACGGACCATATAAAGACACTTTAGTAAATAAATCGAAGATGATATCCAATAAAGTGAACTTTTTGGGGTGGGTGGATAATCAAACCCAGACTTATAACGAATTATTTAAAACTTCATCTATTTTCGTTCATCCTTCCTCCGCTGAAAATTGCCCTGTGGTATTACAAGAAGCAATGTCTTCAGGTTGTGCTATTATTACAACAAAAAACACAGGTTGTGCTGAAATTGTAGGAGATACAGCTTTACTCGTTAAACCCAATGATCCTGAAGAAATTAGGGATGCTTTACTCTGTCTGATCAATGACGATGAACTAATGTCTGAGTTAGGTCACAAAGCTAGAGTAAGAGCTGAAAATAATTTCGATTGGAAGATAATTACTATTGAATATGTAAATCTGTATAACGATGTGTTAAAATCAGCTCTTAAAAATGTGTAA
- a CDS encoding glycosyltransferase family 2 protein, which yields MDVELSVVIPAYNEEESVVPCYREIKEALDPLGKSYEIIFVDDGSTDSTFEKLNELSKNDSLLRVLKLRKNFGQSAALRAGFDHAEGRYIITLDADLQNDPHDIPALLQKMGSEDFDVVCGWRYSRKDTFSKKIHSKFANCLRKKLTSEKIHDSGCTLRIYKRECVKDLELYGELHRYIPAMLGWKGYKIGEIKSNHRERQYGTTKYNWERLVRGFLDLLVVTFWERYSVRPMHVFGGAGLVFGFTGFVISMYLGIMRLVYGQGLSNRPLFLVGILLIIVGVQFLATGVLADILLKIYYGQNGRKNYLI from the coding sequence ATGGATGTCGAACTCTCAGTCGTAATTCCCGCTTATAATGAAGAGGAAAGTGTAGTTCCCTGCTACCGGGAAATAAAGGAAGCCCTTGACCCTCTTGGCAAAAGTTATGAAATCATATTTGTAGACGACGGCTCGACAGATTCAACTTTTGAAAAGCTTAATGAATTAAGCAAAAACGACAGCCTATTAAGAGTCCTGAAATTAAGGAAAAATTTTGGACAGAGCGCTGCCCTGAGAGCCGGCTTCGACCATGCCGAAGGCAGGTACATCATAACCCTGGATGCGGACCTCCAGAACGACCCCCATGACATCCCTGCCCTCCTCCAAAAAATGGGTTCAGAAGACTTTGATGTGGTCTGCGGCTGGCGTTATTCCCGAAAAGATACTTTTTCAAAAAAAATACATTCTAAATTCGCCAACTGCCTCCGGAAAAAACTGACCAGTGAAAAGATCCACGACTCCGGCTGTACCCTCCGCATCTACAAAAGAGAATGCGTAAAAGATCTGGAACTTTACGGGGAACTTCACCGCTATATCCCTGCGATGCTCGGCTGGAAAGGATACAAAATAGGCGAAATCAAGAGCAACCACAGGGAAAGACAGTATGGTACAACCAAATACAACTGGGAACGGCTGGTCAGGGGTTTTCTAGACCTGCTCGTAGTTACCTTCTGGGAAAGGTATTCTGTCAGACCAATGCATGTATTTGGCGGCGCAGGTCTGGTTTTTGGATTTACGGGTTTTGTGATATCCATGTACCTTGGAATTATGAGGCTTGTTTATGGTCAGGGATTAAGTAACAGGCCCCTTTTCCTTGTTGGAATTCTTTTGATCATTGTCGGGGTTCAGTTCCTTGCAACCGGTGTCCTTGCAGATATTCTGCTTAAGATCTATTATGGTCAGAATGGAAGGAAAAACTACTTGATTTAA
- a CDS encoding SDR family oxidoreductase, with translation MTKCLVTGGAGFIGSHIIENLLNLGHEVVCLDNFDAYYSPQLKGKNIEPFMKNARFKLVEGDIRDKALLNRTLDGVEYVFHEAAQAGVRISVEDPMKPHEINATGTLNLLESVLDSDVRKVINASSSSVYGRVEYLPFDEDHPNQPVSPYGVSKLLAEHYCRVFEELYGLKSVSLRYFTVYGPRMRPDLAINIFTKAALKNEPITIFGDGKKTRDFTYVDDIVRANLVCMEKGSGVYNIGAGNSISINDLARKIIEINGSKSEIVYSDSVKGDAEHTLASSEKALKELAWKPEITVEEGLERYAKWMSNSQS, from the coding sequence ATGACAAAATGCTTGGTAACAGGTGGAGCGGGATTTATAGGCTCTCATATTATCGAGAACTTACTGAATCTCGGACATGAGGTTGTCTGTCTTGACAACTTTGATGCGTATTACTCTCCACAGTTAAAGGGGAAAAATATAGAGCCTTTCATGAAAAATGCCCGTTTCAAACTCGTTGAAGGCGATATCCGGGATAAGGCCCTTTTAAACCGGACTCTTGATGGGGTCGAATATGTTTTTCACGAAGCTGCCCAGGCCGGGGTCAGGATCTCTGTTGAGGATCCCATGAAACCTCACGAAATTAATGCTACGGGCACATTAAATCTACTCGAATCCGTGCTTGATTCGGACGTCCGAAAAGTTATAAATGCTTCTTCTTCTTCTGTTTATGGTAGAGTAGAATATCTCCCCTTTGACGAGGATCATCCTAACCAGCCCGTTTCCCCTTACGGCGTTTCCAAGCTCCTCGCAGAACACTACTGCAGGGTCTTCGAAGAACTCTACGGATTGAAAAGCGTGTCCTTACGCTATTTTACGGTCTACGGCCCAAGGATGAGGCCGGACCTCGCGATCAACATCTTTACGAAAGCTGCCTTGAAAAATGAACCCATTACCATTTTCGGAGACGGGAAGAAAACAAGGGACTTTACCTACGTAGATGATATAGTAAGGGCAAACCTGGTCTGCATGGAAAAAGGAAGTGGGGTCTATAACATCGGCGCCGGAAACTCAATCAGCATCAATGACCTTGCCCGGAAGATCATCGAGATCAATGGGAGCAAGTCGGAGATTGTTTATTCAGACTCGGTAAAAGGAGACGCCGAGCACACTCTTGCAAGTTCGGAAAAAGCCCTTAAAGAACTTGCCTGGAAACCTGAAATAACAGTTGAAGAGGGCCTTGAGAGGTATGCAAAATGGATGTCGAACTCTCAGTCGTAA
- a CDS encoding oligosaccharyl transferase, archaeosortase A system-associated, translating to MRSPESKQSAHNSKLGIISLIAIISAAFLMRMLSYTAVTANGRIIPVGFDAFYHMRRILYTASNFPEYIRFDSYLNYPSGFEIGWPPLYDLLGAGLALVLGAGNPDTHTIELAGALLPVLLGTLTVIPVYAAASVLFNRKIGVFSAAVFAVIPVHVYTSQFGMVDHHVAEVILSTAAFAFFILALKSARDAGLSFTSLKNLPSERKIALPVVFSVCSGACFALLVYTWIGAPMFIGFIGLYFFLQSVLDLKAGRRSDYLVICSASNLLTVLLLSAPLCIGVARPGLELSAMFLSWFQVCYVLALLAGVLLLGAFSAYISSRKLDWWYYPAIILFAFGAGLFILRSFSGESYGFVIEGLKYFSGKGGILSSISEAGPLFFTTNGKFTLAAVIGNFGLGFPVALAAIFLLGLEWRGEKFLPERVFFLFWTGFAAYLAISQRRFSYLFSVNVAILTAYLLMILFESLDVENEVKKLFRTGIKTENLPEPNPETGKKSKARTKAKGKAKENSKAETKKKAKAARKSKSRLAASKPDYFKLVSALVLIGIIFVPCIGIVAGFSKQAVLIDENWQDSLQWLETSTPSTSHYTEPSETPEYGVLSWWDYGNWIVYLGKRPAVSNNFQTGVEDSALFFTSGSEEQANSVLDRRNVKYVITDSKMIEGKFRYIAELAGKNIEDYYEIMKVKSGTGYQTTATVKEELKATELYKLHQLDGASLGNLRLVHESVRGTAGGNKAGDGNTVKVFEYVPGAKLSGTFAPNQTVKAELELSSNTGRSFLYYNTATADENGFFEIAVPYPTENTGNGNEAGDGNEDAAGEGGVKAVTTSGYTLTAGENSTITGIQVLESDVLNGNRIKIEFF from the coding sequence ATGAGGTCTCCAGAGTCGAAGCAATCCGCTCACAATTCCAAACTCGGAATAATCTCCTTAATTGCGATTATCTCAGCCGCTTTCCTCATGCGGATGCTCTCCTACACCGCGGTCACCGCTAACGGCCGCATCATTCCTGTAGGCTTTGATGCGTTTTACCACATGCGGCGCATCCTTTATACTGCCTCTAACTTCCCTGAGTACATCCGCTTTGACTCTTACCTCAACTATCCTTCCGGCTTTGAGATCGGCTGGCCGCCTCTCTATGACCTGTTGGGGGCAGGCCTTGCCCTGGTTCTGGGGGCAGGGAATCCCGATACCCACACGATAGAACTGGCAGGGGCTCTTTTACCGGTGCTGCTGGGAACCCTAACGGTTATTCCTGTCTATGCGGCGGCATCGGTTCTGTTTAACAGGAAGATAGGGGTTTTCAGTGCTGCTGTTTTTGCCGTTATCCCGGTGCATGTGTATACTTCCCAGTTCGGGATGGTTGACCACCACGTGGCAGAGGTGATCCTCTCAACGGCGGCTTTTGCTTTTTTCATACTTGCCTTGAAATCTGCCAGAGATGCAGGACTTTCTTTTACAAGTCTCAAAAACCTGCCATCGGAGAGAAAAATTGCATTGCCCGTAGTTTTTTCAGTCTGTAGCGGAGCCTGTTTTGCCCTCCTTGTGTATACCTGGATCGGGGCACCCATGTTCATAGGGTTCATTGGCCTTTACTTTTTTTTGCAGTCCGTGCTTGACCTGAAAGCAGGCAGAAGGTCCGATTACCTGGTAATATGTTCCGCCTCAAACCTTCTTACGGTGCTCCTGCTCTCAGCCCCTCTTTGCATAGGAGTCGCGCGGCCCGGACTTGAGTTGAGTGCGATGTTCCTTTCCTGGTTCCAGGTCTGCTATGTCCTTGCCCTGCTCGCGGGAGTCCTGCTTCTCGGAGCTTTTTCCGCATATATATCCAGCAGGAAACTGGACTGGTGGTACTATCCGGCCATTATTTTGTTTGCCTTTGGTGCAGGGCTTTTTATCCTCCGTAGCTTTTCAGGTGAGTCCTACGGCTTTGTAATCGAAGGGCTAAAGTACTTCTCGGGAAAAGGAGGAATCCTGAGTTCCATTTCCGAGGCAGGCCCCTTATTTTTTACCACTAATGGGAAGTTCACCCTCGCAGCGGTGATAGGAAACTTCGGGCTCGGCTTTCCGGTTGCACTTGCAGCTATTTTCCTGCTTGGCCTGGAGTGGAGAGGAGAAAAATTCCTGCCCGAAAGGGTATTTTTCCTGTTCTGGACCGGGTTTGCAGCATACCTTGCCATTTCCCAGAGGCGTTTTTCCTATCTGTTCTCCGTGAACGTTGCCATCCTTACCGCATATCTTTTGATGATACTGTTTGAATCCCTGGATGTTGAAAATGAAGTAAAAAAACTCTTCAGGACAGGGATAAAGACCGAAAACCTGCCTGAACCGAATCCGGAAACCGGGAAAAAATCGAAGGCAAGAACAAAGGCAAAAGGGAAGGCAAAAGAGAACTCTAAGGCAGAAACGAAAAAAAAGGCAAAAGCAGCAAGGAAATCAAAATCCCGGCTTGCAGCCTCAAAACCGGATTATTTCAAACTTGTCTCTGCTCTGGTCCTTATCGGGATCATATTTGTGCCCTGCATAGGAATAGTTGCCGGGTTTTCAAAGCAAGCTGTCCTGATTGACGAGAACTGGCAGGACTCCTTGCAGTGGCTCGAAACTTCCACGCCATCCACTTCTCATTACACGGAACCTTCCGAAACCCCTGAATATGGGGTCCTCAGCTGGTGGGACTACGGGAACTGGATCGTATACCTGGGCAAAAGACCTGCAGTCTCCAACAATTTCCAGACAGGGGTGGAGGACTCTGCTCTCTTTTTCACTTCCGGGTCAGAAGAGCAGGCAAATTCAGTTCTGGACAGACGAAATGTAAAATACGTAATTACGGATTCAAAAATGATAGAGGGGAAATTCAGGTACATAGCCGAACTTGCAGGAAAAAATATTGAGGATTATTACGAGATCATGAAGGTAAAAAGTGGAACCGGATACCAGACAACTGCCACTGTAAAAGAAGAACTTAAAGCCACGGAACTGTACAAACTACACCAGCTTGACGGGGCATCCCTCGGAAACCTCCGGCTTGTTCACGAAAGTGTGAGAGGCACAGCTGGTGGGAATAAAGCCGGAGATGGAAACACAGTAAAAGTATTCGAGTACGTGCCGGGAGCAAAGCTTTCAGGCACTTTTGCCCCTAACCAGACCGTAAAAGCAGAACTCGAACTCAGTTCAAACACCGGCAGGAGCTTCCTCTACTACAACACTGCAACTGCAGACGAAAACGGCTTCTTTGAAATTGCCGTGCCTTACCCCACCGAAAACACCGGAAACGGAAACGAAGCAGGGGACGGAAATGAAGACGCAGCAGGAGAAGGAGGGGTGAAAGCAGTAACTACCTCAGGTTATACCCTGACCGCGGGGGAAAATTCCACCATAACAGGAATCCAGGTCCTGGAAAGTGATGTGCTCAACGGCAATAGAATAAAAATTGAGTTTTTCTGA
- a CDS encoding DHH family phosphoesterase, with protein sequence MSSFSKDSDNSLKSTVKPRYLILGSGSIGFALAKELREINKAVIIVDKDEAKVETLREEGYEAIVGDIADPELPKQIDLRNIVAILFLSSDSEVNKKGIENFKDLVSPDVHLFSRASDIIKKEEMESLGADFVFMPSRVVASSLSRSLERTESAHRGNRLAQWLEGTKGKKLAIVIHDNPDPDAISSGLALKEIAKNLGVEANILYHGKIGHQENKAFVNLLGIDLSKMEEHDPENFDKMALIDCAIPGVNNMLPPNSYVGIVIDHHPPGDAEIKAEYIDIRPNFGATATIMTKYLQQLNINISKTLATALLYGIRTDTQDFKRKTDPADLSAASYLYPLADHEILEQLERPSMAIETLDVLGEAIRNRQVIGSYLLSNVGNIRDRDTLPQAADYLMSLEGISTTVVFGVTEERIFISGRSNDIRINLGEIMRQAFGEDAGGHATAAGAQIPLGVFSATKDRQTLLRLVNEAVVKKFLNAVGVEEAGE encoded by the coding sequence TTGTCTAGTTTTTCAAAAGATTCGGATAATAGCCTGAAAAGTACTGTTAAACCCAGATATTTGATCCTTGGCAGCGGAAGTATTGGTTTTGCGCTTGCAAAAGAACTCAGGGAAATTAACAAGGCAGTAATCATCGTAGATAAGGATGAAGCAAAGGTTGAGACCCTCCGGGAAGAGGGCTATGAGGCAATCGTAGGAGACATTGCAGACCCTGAACTCCCGAAACAGATCGATCTAAGGAACATTGTTGCAATCCTTTTCCTTAGCTCCGACAGTGAGGTAAACAAAAAAGGGATCGAAAATTTCAAAGACCTCGTTAGCCCTGACGTCCACCTTTTTTCCCGGGCTTCCGACATAATCAAGAAAGAAGAAATGGAGTCGTTGGGAGCCGATTTTGTTTTCATGCCCTCGAGGGTCGTTGCAAGTTCCCTCTCCCGGTCCCTGGAAAGGACCGAGTCCGCCCACAGGGGCAACAGGCTGGCCCAGTGGCTGGAAGGGACAAAAGGCAAAAAACTTGCTATCGTCATCCACGACAACCCGGACCCGGACGCGATTTCCAGCGGGCTTGCCCTGAAGGAAATTGCAAAAAACCTGGGGGTTGAGGCAAACATCCTCTATCACGGGAAGATCGGGCACCAGGAAAACAAGGCTTTCGTAAACCTTCTGGGAATCGACCTGAGCAAGATGGAAGAACACGACCCTGAAAACTTTGACAAAATGGCCCTGATCGACTGTGCCATCCCGGGGGTAAACAACATGCTGCCTCCCAACTCTTACGTTGGGATCGTAATCGACCACCACCCTCCGGGAGATGCCGAAATCAAGGCGGAATATATCGACATCCGCCCGAACTTCGGGGCCACAGCCACCATCATGACAAAATACCTGCAGCAACTCAACATCAATATTTCAAAGACCCTGGCAACCGCCCTCCTCTACGGGATCAGGACCGATACCCAGGACTTCAAGCGAAAAACCGACCCTGCAGACCTCTCAGCCGCATCTTACCTCTACCCCCTCGCCGATCACGAGATCCTGGAACAGCTCGAGCGCCCTTCCATGGCTATCGAGACCCTGGACGTGCTCGGGGAAGCAATCCGGAACCGGCAGGTCATAGGGAGTTACCTCCTTTCGAATGTAGGGAATATCAGGGACAGGGACACCCTCCCCCAGGCCGCGGACTATCTCATGAGCCTTGAAGGAATCTCCACGACAGTGGTCTTCGGGGTTACAGAAGAGAGGATCTTCATCTCAGGCCGCAGCAACGATATAAGGATCAACCTTGGTGAAATAATGCGCCAGGCCTTCGGGGAAGATGCCGGAGGACATGCAACAGCCGCAGGTGCCCAGATCCCTCTCGGCGTTTTCAGTGCCACAAAGGATAGGCAGACCCTGCTCCGGCTTGTCAACGAGGCGGTGGTCAAGAAGTTCCTTAACGCCGTAGGAGTGGAAGAGGCAGGAGAGTAA
- a CDS encoding bifunctional ADP-dependent NAD(P)H-hydrate dehydratase/NAD(P)H-hydrate epimerase, translating into MKSISSSWMRAIDRNCADLGLLPLQLMENAGAGVARCVREKLENGTVLFVAGRGNNGGDAFVAARQLAGFSAYRVKVILLGKAAEIGTEEAARNYSLLKFSRVETLEIRDSSQLETCGWFSEADLLVDAVFGTGIKGKVRDPESMAIDLINEAGKAGKTVVSVDIPSGLDPDGASFEKSVRADLTVSFHRMKNGLLWEGAKEYTGTVRVVGIGVCADAETYVGPGNLQMLRGRKVGGHKGDSGKILVIGGGPYSGAPALAALAALRTGADLVTVAVPGSVAETVAAYSPNLIVRKLSSNVLCPEDLPLLTDLLNTNDVVVLGPGLGRAPKTLEAVRKVLPFCRKAVLDADALSALSSPLFETLAGNCELIITPHAGEFSRLRGTETPADPEPRRKAVREFSEENGVITLLKGAVDIISDGKHTLLNRTGNAGMTVGGTGDVLSGVAGTLFALNPPFIAAACAAYINGAAGDLAFETFGNGLLATDVLEKIPEMIKEVERG; encoded by the coding sequence ATGAAAAGTATAAGTTCTTCATGGATGAGGGCAATCGATCGAAACTGCGCAGATCTGGGCCTGCTCCCGCTACAGCTAATGGAAAATGCAGGAGCAGGAGTTGCCCGCTGTGTAAGAGAGAAGCTTGAGAACGGGACGGTGCTCTTTGTGGCGGGCAGGGGGAATAATGGGGGAGATGCCTTTGTGGCAGCCAGGCAACTGGCAGGCTTTTCCGCTTACAGGGTCAAGGTAATCCTGCTCGGGAAAGCTGCGGAAATCGGGACCGAAGAAGCTGCACGTAACTATTCTCTGCTTAAGTTTAGCCGGGTGGAGACACTTGAGATAAGGGATTCCAGTCAGCTTGAAACCTGCGGCTGGTTTTCCGAAGCAGACCTTCTGGTTGACGCTGTTTTCGGGACAGGGATCAAAGGAAAGGTCCGGGATCCCGAATCTATGGCCATTGACCTTATTAACGAAGCCGGAAAAGCCGGAAAAACCGTGGTCTCGGTGGATATCCCTTCAGGGCTTGACCCTGACGGCGCAAGTTTTGAAAAGTCGGTCCGTGCCGACCTTACCGTAAGCTTCCACCGCATGAAAAACGGGCTCCTGTGGGAAGGGGCAAAAGAATATACCGGCACTGTCAGGGTTGTGGGAATAGGGGTCTGTGCGGATGCTGAAACTTATGTCGGGCCCGGGAACCTGCAGATGCTCCGCGGGCGAAAGGTCGGAGGACATAAAGGGGATTCCGGAAAAATTCTTGTTATTGGGGGAGGCCCGTATTCAGGAGCCCCGGCCCTTGCAGCCCTTGCAGCCCTTCGGACAGGGGCGGACCTCGTAACAGTTGCTGTCCCGGGATCGGTTGCAGAAACAGTTGCGGCTTATTCTCCCAACTTGATTGTCCGTAAATTGTCCTCAAATGTCCTCTGTCCCGAAGACCTACCCCTCCTTACGGACCTGCTGAACACAAATGACGTTGTTGTGCTCGGGCCGGGCCTGGGCAGAGCCCCTAAAACCCTTGAAGCGGTCCGGAAGGTCCTGCCCTTCTGCAGGAAGGCTGTCCTTGACGCCGATGCTCTCTCAGCCCTTTCTTCCCCTCTCTTCGAAACCCTTGCCGGAAACTGCGAACTTATTATCACTCCGCATGCAGGGGAATTTTCCCGTTTGAGGGGCACGGAAACCCCGGCTGACCCGGAGCCCCGCCGGAAAGCCGTGAGGGAATTTTCAGAAGAAAACGGGGTCATAACCCTTCTTAAAGGAGCCGTTGACATTATTTCGGACGGAAAGCATACCCTCCTGAATAGGACAGGAAACGCCGGGATGACCGTAGGAGGGACGGGAGACGTTCTTTCAGGGGTTGCAGGAACCCTCTTTGCCCTGAATCCTCCATTTATAGCTGCTGCCTGTGCGGCGTACATCAACGGAGCAGCCGGGGACCTGGCGTTTGAAACTTTTGGAAATGGACTGCTTGCGACGGACGTGCTCGAAAAAATCCCCGAAATGATTAAAGAGGTGGAGAGGGGATAA
- the moaC gene encoding cyclic pyranopterin monophosphate synthase MoaC — MEKIFTHIEAGKARMVDISEKPDIGRRAKAAGEIMLSEGTLKKISSGTVEKGNVLATARVAAVLAVKRTPDTIPMCHQIPITSIDVDFEIGEETIEAVVEVRSVGKTGVEMEALAGVSAALLTIWDMVKSAEKDASGNYPHTAIRNIRVLEKVKG, encoded by the coding sequence TTGGAAAAGATTTTTACGCATATCGAAGCTGGCAAAGCAAGAATGGTGGACATCAGTGAAAAGCCCGATATTGGTAGGAGAGCGAAGGCAGCAGGGGAAATCATGCTTTCCGAAGGAACTCTCAAAAAGATAAGTTCGGGCACTGTTGAGAAGGGAAACGTCCTTGCGACAGCCAGGGTCGCTGCCGTGCTTGCGGTAAAAAGGACGCCCGACACTATCCCTATGTGCCACCAGATTCCGATTACGAGTATAGATGTTGATTTCGAGATAGGGGAAGAAACGATTGAGGCTGTTGTGGAAGTCCGGTCCGTGGGAAAGACAGGGGTGGAAATGGAAGCCCTTGCAGGGGTTTCGGCGGCCCTGCTTACTATCTGGGACATGGTGAAATCGGCAGAAAAGGATGCCAGTGGGAACTATCCCCATACAGCTATCAGGAACATAAGGGTGCTCGAGAAGGTCAAAGGCTGA
- a CDS encoding ribose-phosphate diphosphokinase: MKIIGGPASQLLASRTARALGKEPVLCEFNRFPDGELYLRIADETENEKVTLIQSTPTDSDLVALLQLIDACEGAAKINVVIPYMGYARQDKKFKSGEPISARAVARCINADRVFTVNIHEESVLEYFPCPAEDLDAAKLLGEYIAGLGLEDPLLVAPDAGAGNLVNNVAGDLGFACDFLQKTRLSGDTVEIKTKNVEVVGRHIALVDDMIATGGTMAESIRMLRGQGAADVYLACVHPVLARNAVIRLFNAGVKDIIASDTLEKAESRVSVAPLIAEALQKL, translated from the coding sequence TTGAAGATCATAGGTGGACCAGCATCACAGTTACTTGCAAGCCGCACGGCCCGGGCTTTAGGGAAAGAACCGGTGCTCTGTGAGTTTAACCGTTTCCCTGATGGGGAACTGTACCTTCGAATAGCCGACGAGACTGAAAACGAAAAAGTAACCCTGATCCAGAGCACCCCCACGGATTCGGACCTTGTGGCCCTGCTCCAGCTTATCGACGCCTGCGAAGGGGCAGCCAAGATAAATGTGGTGATCCCCTACATGGGCTACGCCAGGCAGGACAAGAAGTTCAAGTCCGGAGAGCCGATCAGTGCCAGGGCGGTGGCCCGCTGTATCAATGCCGACAGGGTCTTTACCGTCAATATCCACGAAGAGAGCGTGCTTGAGTACTTCCCCTGTCCTGCCGAAGACCTGGACGCAGCAAAGCTCCTTGGGGAGTACATTGCAGGCCTGGGCCTGGAGGACCCTCTCCTTGTTGCCCCCGATGCAGGAGCCGGGAACCTCGTGAACAATGTCGCAGGAGATCTTGGTTTTGCCTGTGACTTCCTCCAGAAAACCAGACTCAGCGGGGATACCGTTGAAATAAAGACAAAGAATGTGGAAGTTGTCGGCAGGCACATTGCCCTGGTCGATGACATGATCGCGACAGGCGGAACCATGGCTGAGTCCATCCGCATGCTTAGAGGGCAGGGCGCAGCCGATGTCTACCTTGCCTGTGTGCACCCGGTCCTTGCAAGAAATGCCGTAATCAGGCTTTTCAATGCCGGGGTAAAGGATATCATCGCCAGCGATACCCTGGAAAAAGCCGAGAGCAGGGTGAGTGTAGCACCCCTTATTGCAGAAGCTCTGCAAAAGCTCTGA
- a CDS encoding C15orf41 family protein: protein MDSHTYHKIYNLLHDFEDVFSLSEEYVEPVGVLATILNQKVVKMTRFRHRKIYSREDELFTKWKYGHPILELAKNFHFPPTLMASLIMKKCGFSRKATNCLFKCPDDIEKRRLRKEVKKALDADYFFSPRAHALQGKKGEMGEDIIRKWLDHRELSYLTENELREQGDGKTPDFVLKKPLCIEGLNVNWIESKALFGDEFEHKHYSKKQFRDYFEIFGEGMVVYWYGCLEDLPANGYLIKDYSFFEECEEEVEALFNYLVYWD from the coding sequence ATGGACAGCCATACATACCATAAAATTTACAACTTACTGCACGATTTTGAGGACGTCTTCTCTCTCTCGGAAGAATACGTCGAACCTGTAGGTGTACTTGCCACAATTCTCAACCAGAAGGTTGTGAAAATGACAAGGTTCAGGCACAGGAAGATCTATTCCAGGGAAGATGAACTTTTTACAAAATGGAAATATGGGCATCCGATTCTTGAACTTGCAAAGAATTTCCACTTTCCTCCGACTCTTATGGCGTCTCTCATCATGAAAAAATGCGGTTTTTCAAGAAAGGCTACAAACTGCCTATTTAAATGCCCTGACGACATCGAGAAACGCCGCTTGAGAAAAGAAGTGAAAAAAGCCCTGGACGCAGACTACTTTTTTTCCCCCCGTGCCCATGCCCTCCAGGGAAAGAAAGGGGAAATGGGAGAAGACATTATCCGTAAATGGCTCGACCACAGGGAGCTTTCCTATCTCACGGAAAACGAACTCAGGGAACAGGGCGACGGCAAGACCCCCGATTTCGTGTTGAAAAAGCCCCTTTGCATCGAAGGCCTGAACGTAAACTGGATTGAGAGCAAAGCCCTTTTCGGGGATGAGTTTGAACACAAACACTATTCCAAGAAACAGTTCAGGGACTATTTTGAAATTTTCGGAGAAGGCATGGTCGTCTACTGGTACGGCTGCCTGGAAGACCTCCCTGCAAACGGCTACCTGATTAAAGATTACAGTTTTTTTGAGGAATGCGAAGAGGAAGTCGAAGCCCTGTTCAACTACCTTGTATACTGGGACTGA